A window of the Nyctibius grandis isolate bNycGra1 chromosome 9, bNycGra1.pri, whole genome shotgun sequence genome harbors these coding sequences:
- the TNS1 gene encoding tensin-1 isoform X7 gives MDFGSVMNQAVTPCSPTVNYELPSPGESITKQVDALDATKSPRSGQSRHKTSRSMSLTAAMESSCELDLVYITERIIAVSYPSTAEEQSFCSNLREVAHMLKSKHGNNYVLFNLSERRHDISKLHPKVLDFGWPDLHTPALEKICSICKAMDTWLNAAAHNVVVLHNKGNRGRLGVVVAAYMHYSNISASADQALDRFAMKRFYEDKVVPVGQPSQKRYIHYFSGLLSGSIKMNNKPLFLHHVIMHGIPNFESKGGCRPFLKIYQAMQPVYTSGIYNVQGDSQMGICITIEPGLLLKGDILLKCYHKKFRSPTRDVIFRVQFHTCAVHDLDVVFGKEDLDEAFRDDRFPEYGKVEFVFSYGPEKIQGMEHLENGPSVSVDYNTSDPLIRWDSYENFNIQREDSAEGAWAEPPLPGKHLEKEVGHTQGPLDGSLYAKVKKKDSLHGSTGTVNAARLPLSAAPNHVEHTLSVSSDSGNSTASTKTDRTDEPGVPSGQAVLSPEEKRELDRLLVGFGLESAPPMHNHAPGPAPARLPAMPGRHVVPAQVHVNGNAAVMVAERETDILDDELPNQDGHSVGSLGTLSSLDGTTTASEAGYQEAPRVGSLSSLPNGPSSCNGAEKLLKEGLYDSEPLSNGGYPYNNQNALMGHHLRDPLPSVRPSASAQDHLAGYPQRPPGSHAPGWLQPQPLPGSQPYLYGYDHPGAYRSRSFPTVDTAKYDTTPALPQAPARSTSSREAVQRGLNSWQQQGGSRPPSRLQEGGMESHSPSVSSCSPQPSPLQLVPPHSHSMPEFPRAPSRREIEQSIEALDVLMLDLAPAIHKSQSVPAASRQDKPAGPLLSSLSAQPIAGLYARPAPQVAQPRSFSTSMSPVVSEPGGKAYSPGEPDYGVHEYRETYSPYSYQPAPVPELRSYSRAPAGALVGTLPLSTSYSPVVSQQLLVSSPPSPTVPTQTQMPPKGPDSYEDLSRSAEEPLNLEGLVAHRVAGVQSQEKPLEESAVPAHKRTPSDSHYEKSSPEPSSPRSPTILSPEVVSTIAANPGGRPKEPHLHSYKEAFEEMEGASPTSPPSGGVRSPPGLAKTPLSALGLKPHNPAEILLHPVGELEGEAGSGSEEEPRSYVESVARTATTGRGGSLPTAQPGGPEVPARNGAFTSSFTAPSPVSTSSPIHSVDGASLRSYPSEGSPHGTVTPPHASAEPVYRLPVGSQMPSAHSSYQNSSPSSFAMVQGGVPGSAYTSPDYPDGRTQPDPQAQPQPQVSVVGVHVLPGSPRTLHRTVATNTPPSPGFGRRAINPGTSGTPSSPGLGRHAVAAHSNLVAPPGSPSLARHQAAAAVPPGSPLYGYPSPEERHPTLSRQSSSSGYQPPSTPSFPVSPAYYPGTSTPHSSSPDSAAYRQGSPTPQPALPEKRQMSAGDRSNSLPNYATVNGKASSPLSSGMSSPSGGSAVAFSHTLPDFSKFSMPDTSPETRANVKFVQDTSKYWYKPEISREQAIALLKDREPGAFIIRDSHSFRGAYGLAMKVASPPPTVMQQNKKGDITNELVRHFLIETSPRGVKLKGCPNEPNFGCLSALVYQHSIMPLALPCKLVIPDRDPMEEKKDTVSATNLATDLLKQGAACNVLFINSVEMESLTGPQAIAKAVAETLVADPTPTATIVHFKVSAQGITLTDNQRKLFFRRHYPLNTVTFCNLDPQERKWTKTDGSGPAKLFGFVARKQGSTTDNICHLFAELDPDQPAAAIVSFVSRVMLGSGQKR, from the exons GAGCATGAGCCTGACCGCGGCCATGGAGAGCAGCTGCGAGCTGGACCTGGTGTACATCACGGAGCGGATCATCGCCGTCTCCTACCCCAGCACGGCTGAGGAGCAGAGCTTCTGCAGCAACCTCCGTGAGGTGGCCCACATGCTGAAGTCCAAGCATGGGAACAACTATGTG CTTTTCAACCTCTCTGAGCGGAGACATGATATCAGCAAACTTCACCCCAAG GTGCTGGATTTCGGGTGGCCTGACCTGCACACCCCGGCGCTGGAGAAGATCTGCAGCATTTGCAAAGCCATGGACACGTGGCTCAACGCGGCGGCACACAACGTGGTGGTGCTGCACAACAAG GGGAACCGCGGCCggctgggggtggtggtggctgcCTACATGCACTACAGCAACATCTCGGCCAG TGCTGACCAGGCTCTGGACAGGTTTGCCATGAAGCGCTTCTACGAGGACAAGGTGGTGCCAGTGGGACAACCATCCCAGAAGAG ATACATCCATTACTTCAGCGGACTCCTGTCCGGCAGCATCAAGATGAACAACAAGCCCCTCTTCCTCCACCATGTCATCATGCACGGCATCCCCAACTTCGAGTCAAAAGGCG GTTGTCGGCCCTTCCTGAAAATCTACCAGGCCATGCAGCCCGTCTACACCTCGGGGATCTA CAACGTGCAAGGAGACAGCCAGATGGGCATCTGCATCACCATCGAGCCTGGCTTGCTCCTCAAGGGTGATATCTTG ctgaagTGTTACCACAAGAAGTTTCGCAGCCCAACCCGCGACGTGATTTTCCGCGTGCAGTTCCACACGTGCGCTGTGCACGACCTCGACGTCGTCTTTGGCAAGGAGGACCTGGACGAGGCCTTCAGAG ATGACCGTTTCCCCGAGTACGGGAAGGTGGAGTTCGTGTTCTCCTACGGCCCCGAGAAGATCCAAG GCATGGAGCACCTGGAGAATGGGCCCAGCGTCTCTGTGGACTACAACACATCCGACCCGCTCATCCGGTGGGATTCCTACGAGAACTTCAACATCCAGCGTGAGGACAGCGCGGAGGGTGCCTGGGCTGAGCCGCCCCTGCCCGGCAAGCACCTGGAGAAAG AGGTTGGGCACACGCAAGGGCCCCTGGACGGGAGCCTCTACGCTAAAGTGAAGAAGAAAGACTCCCTCCACGGCAGCACCGGCACCGTCAACGCTGCCCGCCTCCCGCTCTCGGCAGCGCCCAACCACGTCGAGCACACGCTCTCGGTGAGCAGCGACTCGGGCAACTCCACTGCTTCCACCAAGACTGACCGGACCGATGAGCCCGGGGTGCCCAGCGGCCAGGCAGTGctgagccctgaggagaagCGGGAGTTGGATCGTCTCCTCGTTGGCTTCGGCTTGGAGAGCGCGCCGCCCATGCACAACCACGCGCCTGGCCCCGCACCGGCGCGTCTACCTGCCATGCCAGGCCGCCACGTGGTGCCGGCTCAGGTGCACGTCAACGGTAATGCCGCAGTGATGGTGGCTGAGCGGGAGACAGATATCTTGGACGACGAGCTGCCCAACCAGGACGGGCACAGCGTGGGCAGCCTGGGCACGCTCTCCTCCTTGGATGGCACCACCACCGCCAGTGAGGCCGGATACCAGGAGGCGCCCCGGGTGGGCAGCCTCTCCTCGCTGCCCAACGGCCCCTCGAGCTGCAACGGGGCCGAGAAGCTGCTGAAAGAGGGGCTGTATGACAGCGAGCCGCTCTCTAACGGCGGCTACCCTTACAACAACCAGAACGCCCTGATGGGCCACCACCTCCGCGACCCGCTGCCTTCCGTGCGGCCCTCAGCATCTGCTCAGGACCACTTGGCCGGCTACCCGCAGCGCCCGCCGGGCTCCCACGCCCCGGgctggctccagccccagccgcTGCCTGGCTCCCAGCCCTACCTGTACGGCTACGACCACCCCGGTGCCTATCGCTCCCGGTCCTTCCCGACGGTGGACACGGCCAAGTACGACACAaccccagcgctgccccagGCCCCGGCTCGCAGCACCAGCAGCCGGGAGGCTGTGCAGAGGGGCTTGAATTCCTGGCAGCAGCAAGGAGGGAGCCGGCCGCCTTCCCGGCTGCAGGAGGGTGGCATGGAAAGCCACAGCCCCAGCgtctccagctgcagcccccagcccagcccgctGCAGCTGGTGCCCCCGCACAGCCACAGCATGCCCGAGTTCCCCCGGGCTCCCTCCCGCCGGGAGATCGAGCAGTCCATCGAAGCGCTCGACGTCCTGATGCTGGACCTCGCGCCCGCCATCCACAAATCGCAGAGCGTGCCTGCCGCCTCACGCCAGGACAAGCCGGCGGGacccctgctctcctccctctcgGCCCAGCCCATCGCCGGTCTCTACGCCCGGCCGGCTCCGCAAGTGGCCCAGCCAAGGTCCTTCAGCACTTCCATGAGCCCTGTGGTCTCCGAGCCTGGGGGCAAAGCCTATTCTCCTGGGGAGCCGGACTATGGGGTGCATGAGTACCGGGAAACCTATTCGCCCTACAGCTATCAGCCAGCACCGGTGCCAGAGCTCAGGAGCTACAGCCGTGCCCCGGCGGGAGCACTGGTGGGCACCCTCCCGCTCAGCACCTCCTACAGCCCCGTGGTGTCTCAGCAGCTTCTCGTGTCCTCCCCGCCTTCCCCGACTGTCCCAACACAAACCCAGATGCCCCCCAAGGGACCGGACAGCTACGAAGACCTGTCGAGGTCTGCAGAAGAGCCCTTGAATCTGGAGGGCCTGGTGGCCCACAGGGTGGCAG GGGTGCAGTCCCAGGAGAAGCCCTTGGAGGAGAGTGCCGTCCCTGCCCACAAGCGGACCCCCAGCGACAGCCACTATGAGAAGAGCTCACCGGAGCCCAGCTCACCCCGCAGCCCCACCATCCTCTCGCCCGAGGTTGTCAGCACCATCGCGGCCAACCCTGGAGGGAGGCCCAAAGAG CCTCATCTCCACAGCTACAAGGAAGCCTTCGAAGAGATGGAGGGTGCCTCCCCCACCAGCCCACCCTCCGGCGGCG TGCGTTCTCCCCCCGGCCTGGCCAAGACCCCACTCTCAGCACTGGGGCTGAAACCCCACAACCCGGCCGAGATCCTGCTGCATCCAGTGGGAG AGCTAGAAGGGGAGGCAGGCAGTGGCTCTGAAGAAG agcccaggaGCTACGTCGAGTCGGTGGCCCGCACAGCCACAacgggcaggggagggagccTGCCCACCGCCCAGCCTGGGGGCCCAGAGGTGCCTGCCAGGAACGGCGCCTTCACCAGCTCCTTCactgcccccagccccgtctccaccagcagccccaTTCACAGCGTGGACGG GGCCTCCCTCCGCAGCTACCCATCGGAGGGCAGCCCCCATGGCACGGTTACACCTCCCCACGCCTCAGCTGAGCCTGTTTACCGGTTGCCTGTTGGCTCGCAGATGCCCTCTGCTCACAGCAGCTACCAAAACTCGTCTCCATCTTCCTTTGCCATGGTCCAAGGTGGGGTCCCGGGCTCAGCGTACACCAGCCCCGACTACCCTGATGGCCGAACCCAGCCAGACCCCCAAGCTCAGCCACAGCCGCAGGTCAGCGTGGTGGGGGTCCACGTCCTGCCGGGGAGCCCCCGCACCCTGCACCGGACAGTGGCTACCAACACACCGCCCAGTCCCGGCTTCGGGCGAAGAGCCATTAACCCTGGCACGAGTGGCACTCCTAGTAGCCCTGGGCTGGGCCGGCACGCCGTGGCGGCCCACAGCAACCTGGTGGCCCCGCCGGGGagccccagcctggccaggCATCAAGCCGCAGCAGCCGTCCCCCCTGGCAGCCCCCTGTATGGCTACCCCAGCCCGGAGGAAAGGCACCCGACACTGTCTCggcagagcagctcctctggCTACCAGCCTCCCTCCACGCCGTCCTTCCCCGTCTCGCCGGCGTACTACCCCGGCACGAGCACGCCACACTCCTCCTCCCCGGACTCGGCTGCCTATCGCCAGGGCAGCCCCACGCCGCAGCCCGCGCTGCCCGAGAAGCGGCAGATGTCGGCCGGGGACCGCTCCAACAGCCTGCCCAACTATGCCACCGTCAACGGCAAGGCATCCTCGCCCCTCTCCAGCGGCATGTCCAGCCCCAGCGGTGGGAGTGCCGTCGCCTTCTCCCACACCTTGCCAGACTTCTCCAAGTTCTCCATGCCAG ACACCAGCCCCGAGACTCGTGCCAACGTCAAGTTTGTGCAGGACACTTCCAAGTACTGGTACAAACCGGAGATCTCCAGGGAGCAGG CCATTGCATTGCTGAAGGACAGGGAGCCAGGGGCTTTCATCATCCGAGACAGCCACTCCTTCCGGGGAGCCTACGGCCTCGCCATGAAAGTAGCTTCTCCGCCTCCCACCGTCATGCAGCAGAACAAGAAAG GAGACATCACCAACGAGCTGGTGAGGCATTTCCTCATCGAGACCAGCCCGCGAGGTGTGAAACTAAAAGGATGCCCCAACGAGCCCAATTTTG GGTGCCTCTCGGCTCTGGTGTACCAGCACTCCATCATGCCCTTGGCCCTGCCCTGCAAGCTGGTAATTCCTGACCGAG ATCccatggaggaaaagaaagacaccGTGTCCGCCACCAACTTGGCCACAGACCTCCTCAAACAGGGTGCAG CCTGCAATGTCCTCTTCATCAATTCAGTGGAGATGGAGTCGTTGACGGGCCCCCAGGCCATTGCGAAGGCCGTTGCTGAGACGCTGGTGGCCGACCCCACGCCCACTGCTACCATCGTCCACTTCAAAGTCTCTGCACAAGGCATCACCTTAACCGACAACCAGAGGAA
- the TNS1 gene encoding tensin-1 isoform X4, with the protein MDFGSVMNQAVTPCSPTVNYELDATKSPRSGQSRHKTSRSMSLTAAMESSCELDLVYITERIIAVSYPSTAEEQSFCSNLREVAHMLKSKHGNNYVLFNLSERRHDISKLHPKVLDFGWPDLHTPALEKICSICKAMDTWLNAAAHNVVVLHNKGNRGRLGVVVAAYMHYSNISASADQALDRFAMKRFYEDKVVPVGQPSQKRYIHYFSGLLSGSIKMNNKPLFLHHVIMHGIPNFESKGGCRPFLKIYQAMQPVYTSGIYNVQGDSQMGICITIEPGLLLKGDILLKCYHKKFRSPTRDVIFRVQFHTCAVHDLDVVFGKEDLDEAFRDDRFPEYGKVEFVFSYGPEKIQGMEHLENGPSVSVDYNTSDPLIRWDSYENFNIQREDSAEGAWAEPPLPGKHLEKEVGHTQGPLDGSLYAKVKKKDSLHGSTGTVNAARLPLSAAPNHVEHTLSVSSDSGNSTASTKTDRTDEPGVPSGQAVLSPEEKRELDRLLVGFGLESAPPMHNHAPGPAPARLPAMPGRHVVPAQVHVNGNAAVMVAERETDILDDELPNQDGHSVGSLGTLSSLDGTTTASEAGYQEAPRVGSLSSLPNGPSSCNGAEKLLKEGLYDSEPLSNGGYPYNNQNALMGHHLRDPLPSVRPSASAQDHLAGYPQRPPGSHAPGWLQPQPLPGSQPYLYGYDHPGAYRSRSFPTVDTAKYDTTPALPQAPARSTSSREAVQRGLNSWQQQGGSRPPSRLQEGGMESHSPSVSSCSPQPSPLQLVPPHSHSMPEFPRAPSRREIEQSIEALDVLMLDLAPAIHKSQSVPAASRQDKPAGPLLSSLSAQPIAGLYARPAPQVAQPRSFSTSMSPVVSEPGGKAYSPGEPDYGVHEYRETYSPYSYQPAPVPELRSYSRAPAGALVGTLPLSTSYSPVVSQQLLVSSPPSPTVPTQTQMPPKGPDSYEDLSRSAEEPLNLEGLVAHRVAEYNAKLRDLNKSTKAPRPPLNQQRSFSFSGVQSQEKPLEESAVPAHKRTPSDSHYEKSSPEPSSPRSPTILSPEVVSTIAANPGGRPKEPHLHSYKEAFEEMEGASPTSPPSGGGEISPPTPAFPVSPQTPYSNPLRSPPGLAKTPLSALGLKPHNPAEILLHPVGELEGEAGSGSEEEPRSYVESVARTATTGRGGSLPTAQPGGPEVPARNGAFTSSFTAPSPVSTSSPIHSVDGASLRSYPSEGSPHGTVTPPHASAEPVYRLPVGSQMPSAHSSYQNSSPSSFAMVQGGVPGSAYTSPDYPDGRTQPDPQAQPQPQVSVVGVHVLPGSPRTLHRTVATNTPPSPGFGRRAINPGTSGTPSSPGLGRHAVAAHSNLVAPPGSPSLARHQAAAAVPPGSPLYGYPSPEERHPTLSRQSSSSGYQPPSTPSFPVSPAYYPGTSTPHSSSPDSAAYRQGSPTPQPALPEKRQMSAGDRSNSLPNYATVNGKASSPLSSGMSSPSGGSAVAFSHTLPDFSKFSMPDTSPETRANVKFVQDTSKYWYKPEISREQAIALLKDREPGAFIIRDSHSFRGAYGLAMKVASPPPTVMQQNKKGDITNELVRHFLIETSPRGVKLKGCPNEPNFGCLSALVYQHSIMPLALPCKLVIPDRDPMEEKKDTVSATNLATDLLKQGAACNVLFINSVEMESLTGPQAIAKAVAETLVADPTPTATIVHFKVSAQGITLTDNQRKLFFRRHYPLNTVTFCNLDPQERKWTKTDGSGPAKLFGFVARKQGSTTDNICHLFAELDPDQPAAAIVSFVSRVMLGSGQKR; encoded by the exons GAGCATGAGCCTGACCGCGGCCATGGAGAGCAGCTGCGAGCTGGACCTGGTGTACATCACGGAGCGGATCATCGCCGTCTCCTACCCCAGCACGGCTGAGGAGCAGAGCTTCTGCAGCAACCTCCGTGAGGTGGCCCACATGCTGAAGTCCAAGCATGGGAACAACTATGTG CTTTTCAACCTCTCTGAGCGGAGACATGATATCAGCAAACTTCACCCCAAG GTGCTGGATTTCGGGTGGCCTGACCTGCACACCCCGGCGCTGGAGAAGATCTGCAGCATTTGCAAAGCCATGGACACGTGGCTCAACGCGGCGGCACACAACGTGGTGGTGCTGCACAACAAG GGGAACCGCGGCCggctgggggtggtggtggctgcCTACATGCACTACAGCAACATCTCGGCCAG TGCTGACCAGGCTCTGGACAGGTTTGCCATGAAGCGCTTCTACGAGGACAAGGTGGTGCCAGTGGGACAACCATCCCAGAAGAG ATACATCCATTACTTCAGCGGACTCCTGTCCGGCAGCATCAAGATGAACAACAAGCCCCTCTTCCTCCACCATGTCATCATGCACGGCATCCCCAACTTCGAGTCAAAAGGCG GTTGTCGGCCCTTCCTGAAAATCTACCAGGCCATGCAGCCCGTCTACACCTCGGGGATCTA CAACGTGCAAGGAGACAGCCAGATGGGCATCTGCATCACCATCGAGCCTGGCTTGCTCCTCAAGGGTGATATCTTG ctgaagTGTTACCACAAGAAGTTTCGCAGCCCAACCCGCGACGTGATTTTCCGCGTGCAGTTCCACACGTGCGCTGTGCACGACCTCGACGTCGTCTTTGGCAAGGAGGACCTGGACGAGGCCTTCAGAG ATGACCGTTTCCCCGAGTACGGGAAGGTGGAGTTCGTGTTCTCCTACGGCCCCGAGAAGATCCAAG GCATGGAGCACCTGGAGAATGGGCCCAGCGTCTCTGTGGACTACAACACATCCGACCCGCTCATCCGGTGGGATTCCTACGAGAACTTCAACATCCAGCGTGAGGACAGCGCGGAGGGTGCCTGGGCTGAGCCGCCCCTGCCCGGCAAGCACCTGGAGAAAG AGGTTGGGCACACGCAAGGGCCCCTGGACGGGAGCCTCTACGCTAAAGTGAAGAAGAAAGACTCCCTCCACGGCAGCACCGGCACCGTCAACGCTGCCCGCCTCCCGCTCTCGGCAGCGCCCAACCACGTCGAGCACACGCTCTCGGTGAGCAGCGACTCGGGCAACTCCACTGCTTCCACCAAGACTGACCGGACCGATGAGCCCGGGGTGCCCAGCGGCCAGGCAGTGctgagccctgaggagaagCGGGAGTTGGATCGTCTCCTCGTTGGCTTCGGCTTGGAGAGCGCGCCGCCCATGCACAACCACGCGCCTGGCCCCGCACCGGCGCGTCTACCTGCCATGCCAGGCCGCCACGTGGTGCCGGCTCAGGTGCACGTCAACGGTAATGCCGCAGTGATGGTGGCTGAGCGGGAGACAGATATCTTGGACGACGAGCTGCCCAACCAGGACGGGCACAGCGTGGGCAGCCTGGGCACGCTCTCCTCCTTGGATGGCACCACCACCGCCAGTGAGGCCGGATACCAGGAGGCGCCCCGGGTGGGCAGCCTCTCCTCGCTGCCCAACGGCCCCTCGAGCTGCAACGGGGCCGAGAAGCTGCTGAAAGAGGGGCTGTATGACAGCGAGCCGCTCTCTAACGGCGGCTACCCTTACAACAACCAGAACGCCCTGATGGGCCACCACCTCCGCGACCCGCTGCCTTCCGTGCGGCCCTCAGCATCTGCTCAGGACCACTTGGCCGGCTACCCGCAGCGCCCGCCGGGCTCCCACGCCCCGGgctggctccagccccagccgcTGCCTGGCTCCCAGCCCTACCTGTACGGCTACGACCACCCCGGTGCCTATCGCTCCCGGTCCTTCCCGACGGTGGACACGGCCAAGTACGACACAaccccagcgctgccccagGCCCCGGCTCGCAGCACCAGCAGCCGGGAGGCTGTGCAGAGGGGCTTGAATTCCTGGCAGCAGCAAGGAGGGAGCCGGCCGCCTTCCCGGCTGCAGGAGGGTGGCATGGAAAGCCACAGCCCCAGCgtctccagctgcagcccccagcccagcccgctGCAGCTGGTGCCCCCGCACAGCCACAGCATGCCCGAGTTCCCCCGGGCTCCCTCCCGCCGGGAGATCGAGCAGTCCATCGAAGCGCTCGACGTCCTGATGCTGGACCTCGCGCCCGCCATCCACAAATCGCAGAGCGTGCCTGCCGCCTCACGCCAGGACAAGCCGGCGGGacccctgctctcctccctctcgGCCCAGCCCATCGCCGGTCTCTACGCCCGGCCGGCTCCGCAAGTGGCCCAGCCAAGGTCCTTCAGCACTTCCATGAGCCCTGTGGTCTCCGAGCCTGGGGGCAAAGCCTATTCTCCTGGGGAGCCGGACTATGGGGTGCATGAGTACCGGGAAACCTATTCGCCCTACAGCTATCAGCCAGCACCGGTGCCAGAGCTCAGGAGCTACAGCCGTGCCCCGGCGGGAGCACTGGTGGGCACCCTCCCGCTCAGCACCTCCTACAGCCCCGTGGTGTCTCAGCAGCTTCTCGTGTCCTCCCCGCCTTCCCCGACTGTCCCAACACAAACCCAGATGCCCCCCAAGGGACCGGACAGCTACGAAGACCTGTCGAGGTCTGCAGAAGAGCCCTTGAATCTGGAGGGCCTGGTGGCCCACAGGGTGGCAG AGTACAACGCCAAGCTCCGGGACCTCAACAAGAGCACCAAAGCCCCCCGTCCTCCTTTGAACCAGCAACGGTCCTTCTCCTTCTCCG GGGTGCAGTCCCAGGAGAAGCCCTTGGAGGAGAGTGCCGTCCCTGCCCACAAGCGGACCCCCAGCGACAGCCACTATGAGAAGAGCTCACCGGAGCCCAGCTCACCCCGCAGCCCCACCATCCTCTCGCCCGAGGTTGTCAGCACCATCGCGGCCAACCCTGGAGGGAGGCCCAAAGAG CCTCATCTCCACAGCTACAAGGAAGCCTTCGAAGAGATGGAGGGTGCCTCCCCCACCAGCCCACCCTCCGGCGGCGGTGAgatttctccccccaccccagccttcCCAGTCTCGCCACAAACCCCTTACTCCAACCCCT TGCGTTCTCCCCCCGGCCTGGCCAAGACCCCACTCTCAGCACTGGGGCTGAAACCCCACAACCCGGCCGAGATCCTGCTGCATCCAGTGGGAG AGCTAGAAGGGGAGGCAGGCAGTGGCTCTGAAGAAG agcccaggaGCTACGTCGAGTCGGTGGCCCGCACAGCCACAacgggcaggggagggagccTGCCCACCGCCCAGCCTGGGGGCCCAGAGGTGCCTGCCAGGAACGGCGCCTTCACCAGCTCCTTCactgcccccagccccgtctccaccagcagccccaTTCACAGCGTGGACGG GGCCTCCCTCCGCAGCTACCCATCGGAGGGCAGCCCCCATGGCACGGTTACACCTCCCCACGCCTCAGCTGAGCCTGTTTACCGGTTGCCTGTTGGCTCGCAGATGCCCTCTGCTCACAGCAGCTACCAAAACTCGTCTCCATCTTCCTTTGCCATGGTCCAAGGTGGGGTCCCGGGCTCAGCGTACACCAGCCCCGACTACCCTGATGGCCGAACCCAGCCAGACCCCCAAGCTCAGCCACAGCCGCAGGTCAGCGTGGTGGGGGTCCACGTCCTGCCGGGGAGCCCCCGCACCCTGCACCGGACAGTGGCTACCAACACACCGCCCAGTCCCGGCTTCGGGCGAAGAGCCATTAACCCTGGCACGAGTGGCACTCCTAGTAGCCCTGGGCTGGGCCGGCACGCCGTGGCGGCCCACAGCAACCTGGTGGCCCCGCCGGGGagccccagcctggccaggCATCAAGCCGCAGCAGCCGTCCCCCCTGGCAGCCCCCTGTATGGCTACCCCAGCCCGGAGGAAAGGCACCCGACACTGTCTCggcagagcagctcctctggCTACCAGCCTCCCTCCACGCCGTCCTTCCCCGTCTCGCCGGCGTACTACCCCGGCACGAGCACGCCACACTCCTCCTCCCCGGACTCGGCTGCCTATCGCCAGGGCAGCCCCACGCCGCAGCCCGCGCTGCCCGAGAAGCGGCAGATGTCGGCCGGGGACCGCTCCAACAGCCTGCCCAACTATGCCACCGTCAACGGCAAGGCATCCTCGCCCCTCTCCAGCGGCATGTCCAGCCCCAGCGGTGGGAGTGCCGTCGCCTTCTCCCACACCTTGCCAGACTTCTCCAAGTTCTCCATGCCAG ACACCAGCCCCGAGACTCGTGCCAACGTCAAGTTTGTGCAGGACACTTCCAAGTACTGGTACAAACCGGAGATCTCCAGGGAGCAGG CCATTGCATTGCTGAAGGACAGGGAGCCAGGGGCTTTCATCATCCGAGACAGCCACTCCTTCCGGGGAGCCTACGGCCTCGCCATGAAAGTAGCTTCTCCGCCTCCCACCGTCATGCAGCAGAACAAGAAAG GAGACATCACCAACGAGCTGGTGAGGCATTTCCTCATCGAGACCAGCCCGCGAGGTGTGAAACTAAAAGGATGCCCCAACGAGCCCAATTTTG GGTGCCTCTCGGCTCTGGTGTACCAGCACTCCATCATGCCCTTGGCCCTGCCCTGCAAGCTGGTAATTCCTGACCGAG ATCccatggaggaaaagaaagacaccGTGTCCGCCACCAACTTGGCCACAGACCTCCTCAAACAGGGTGCAG CCTGCAATGTCCTCTTCATCAATTCAGTGGAGATGGAGTCGTTGACGGGCCCCCAGGCCATTGCGAAGGCCGTTGCTGAGACGCTGGTGGCCGACCCCACGCCCACTGCTACCATCGTCCACTTCAAAGTCTCTGCACAAGGCATCACCTTAACCGACAACCAGAGGAA